The Pirellulales bacterium region ACGGTACCGACAACCGCTCCGGCCAGCGACAGCAACAGCGATTCGCCCAGGATCATGCGCATCACGCGCGATCTTCGCCAGCCCACCGCCCGCAGGACGCCGATCTCGTGAACGCGCTCGAATACCGACATGACCATCGTGTTCAGCGTACCGATGGCGCCCACGACGAACGCCACGGCGCTGGTCAGCCACGCGGCTGAGCGGGCCAGCCGCAGTTCGATGGCCGTGTCGGCGTAATCGCGTCCCGACATGGCGTCGAGGCCCGGCGCGAGGCTCTTGATTCGCTCGCGCAGGGCTTCAACGGAGGCCCGGTCTTTGTCGACGGCCGTAACCATGAAGAAGGTGATGTCGCCCTGGCGACCCAGGAGCTTCTGCATTTCGTCGAGCGCCATGACCAGCGAGCCGTTCTCAAAAACATTATGGCTCTGATAGATGCCGACGACCGTGAAGCTTTGTCCGGAGATGACTTCGACCTCGTCGCCCACCTGTTTGTTCAGGCTTTTGGCCAGCACGCTGCCGAGCATGACCGCGTGGCGATCGCCCGGTTCGATCCGCCGGCCGGCGACCACTTGCATCT contains the following coding sequences:
- a CDS encoding ABC transporter permease, with protein sequence MHFFSFILKNIRRRPARSGLTASGIAVAVAAVVTLVGISKGFETELLKVYEQHGADLVVFRAGVAQRITSSLDMRLAGRIAQLPNVESAVPGLMDVVSFEEHDLFGVTVNGWPADSSYFDQMQVVAGRRIEPGDRHAVMLGSVLAKSLNKQVGDEVEVISGQSFTVVGIYQSHNVFENGSLVMALDEMQKLLGRQGDITFFMVTAVDKDRASVEALRERIKSLAPGLDAMSGRDYADTAIELRLARSAAWLTSAVAFVVGAIGTLNTMVMSVFERVHEIGVLRAVGWRRSRVMRMILGESLLLSLAGAVVGTVVAVAATVALSRMPLYARVVSGEVHLATVAQGVSIAVFVGLFGGLYPAWRAAALMPTEALRHE